The following are encoded together in the Salvelinus fontinalis isolate EN_2023a chromosome 38, ASM2944872v1, whole genome shotgun sequence genome:
- the LOC129837712 gene encoding zona pellucida sperm-binding protein 3-like — MNIDMFYIFNLAFLFLLHSLRAEGGSNERQSFIKPSVKLLLTEDSPSYLELPVFQHSRGPLVDKEHFSPVRGTGHEQLPDKVRKILIPVYPTKKPADPKSQAREVITLCKINKMFVQVKKHILGSGGSPSQLTLGTCQTNKSTKDSLIFEYDLGLCGSKRSLVNNRVAYSNTLRYDPPKLQGPIRRAAPFTLRVVCHFNRYHYSYKIGYMLNVVHKVSKPMKNRTRSMLTARNAQWERLAPSDGYSMGKPMYFQAEVPSLSKDGRLYVHSCNVTIKQSHSSTPQFTVIDHFGCMVESRNNSGSRFIPYKRNVVRFTMDAFLFQGMTAGQLEPPLQPQQLYMHCAMSVGRSVPSSTAKACTYDSAAGGWKELYGASSVCSCCESTCSSAVPSATTKMVTSKSWSVEYNTKPALTQEVMTTSQPETMVEGQLGVRQVERLKERPVKGFAVVEVEQVSEPHRTFEEFFGVDK, encoded by the exons ATGAATATAGATATGTTTTATATTTTCAACTTGGCCTTTTTGTTCCTTTTGCATTCTCTAAGAGCAGAGGGAGGCTCAAATGAACGCCAGTCATTTATAAAACCTTCTGTGAAGTTATTACTCACCGAAGACTCGCCTTCTTACCTCGAACTACCTGTGTTCCAGCACTCAAGGGGGCCGCTGGTAGACAAGGAACATTTCTCTCCAGTCCGTGGAACTGGACATGAACAATTACCGGATAAAGTTAGGAAAATACTGATCCCGGTGTACCCAACAAAGAAGCCCGCTGATCCAAAAAGTCAAGCCCGCGAAGTGATAACACTTTGTAAGATCAACAAGATGTTCGTGCAGGTAAAGAAACATATTTTGGGCTCCGGGGGTTCACCGTCTCAACTAACACTCGGAACATGCCAAACCAATAAATCTACAAAAGATTCCCTCATCTTCGAATACGACCTCGGCCTCTGTGGGAGCAAGCGCTCG CTAGTAAATAATCGTGTGGCCTACTCCAACACTCTCCGATATGACCCTCCGAAGCTCCAAGGGCCTATCAGACGAGCTGCACCATTCACCTTGCGAGTTGTCTGTCACTTCAACAG ATATCATTACTCCTACAAAATAGGCTACATGCTGAACGTGGTACACAAGGTCTCTAAACCAATGAAGAACAGAACCCGTTCCATGCTCACTGCACGTAATG CTCAATGGGAGAGACTTGCCCCATCCGATGGGTACTCTATGGGAAAGCCCATGTACTTTCAGGCTGAAGTGCCTTCCCTGTCTAAAGATGGACGTCTCTATGTCCACTCATGTAATGTGACTATTAAGCAGTCACACTCCTCTACGCCTCAGTTTACTGTCATTGACCATTTTGG GTGCATGGTTGAGAGCAGAAACAATAGTGGCTCCAGATTCATCCCATATAAAAGGAATGTTGTGAGGTTTACCATGGATGCTTTTCTGTTTCAGGGAATGACAGCAGGGCAG CTCGAGCCGCCTCTTCAGCCACAGCAGCTCTACATGCACTGTGCTATGTCTGTGGGGAGGTCTGTCCCCTCTTCAACTGCGAAGGCCTGCACCTACGATTCTGCAGCAGGGGG ATGGAAGGAGCTGTATGGAGCTTCTTCAGTCTGCTCCTGTTGTGAGTCCACATGTAGCTCTGCTGTCCCCTCTG CCACCACCAAGATGGTCACCAGCAAGTCGTGGTCGGTGGAATACAACACAAAGCCTGCTCTGACCCAGGAGGTGATGACAACCTCACAGCCCGAGACCATGGTGGAGGGGCAGTTAGGTGTGAGGCAGGTGGAGAGACTTAAAGAGAGACCTGTGAAGGGATTTGCTGTTGTGGAAGTGGAGCAGGTCTCTGAACCACACAGAACATTCGAGGAGTTCTTTGGTGTGGACAAATAG